One window of Planctomycetia bacterium genomic DNA carries:
- a CDS encoding multicopper oxidase family protein translates to MHSGNNSPNVRWALVILLTARVTIGIGGVVLADSIVLNPVKDTTLYDDNELYSNGAGSYMFTGQTNGTANRRALMKFDVAASIPAGSTINSASLQLYMSRTQAGDEIVRLHVILADWGEGLSNPSGNEGSGTSAEDNDATWRYRFFDTNDLMFAPQWTTLGGDYNPTPSGSATVGMSIGNYTWPTSFAMVVAVQGWLDNPATNYGWIAIGDESTAGTSKRYDSRQSTTSSRRPRLTINFTPPAASGACCFANGSCQVLTLPNCASMSGTYQGNATSCSPNPCPQPMGACCYADGSCQVLGQNDCITTSGAYQGNSTGCSPNPCPQPTGACCFDDGTCQVLTSADCTTQDGTYQGDSTACTSNLCPIVLTPFVDPLPIPPLATPTTGTQGGEASYDIEIVQVQQKLHSELPPTTLWTYEGMYPGPTILATRDEPVTVHWINDLRDEQNVPRTDHYLTVDPCAHGAANEPKVVVHLHGGHVPSAYDGYPENTFLPGDSETYVYPNDQLPGLIWYHDHALGITRLNVYMGLAGGYVITDAFEQSLNLPSGEYDIPLIIQDRKFNPDGSLYYPAALDDHFFGDKMLVNGMVWPYMNVKQGKYRFRALNGCNSRTLTLSLSNAQTFQQIGTDGGLLPAPVTVSAVTLGPAERADIIVDFSALAPATEIVLTNSAASPFPSGDPMFAVPDVMKFVVQAEAGHTDAIPESLRPMETLDPMDAVTTRNFVLRKLSNPCNGSMWLINDLQWDDITEYPVLGTTEIWSFVNRSGISHPMHMHLVFFQILDRQDFQVIEGEVVPIGSPVPPAANEAGWKDTVMTHPYQITRVIARFEDYTGLYPYHCHILEHEDHEMMRQFEAVCIKGDTNQDTLVDGRDISLFVEAIIGTVEAGTAQFCATDMDSNLALETAYDINLFVDCLVAGNCP, encoded by the coding sequence GTGCACTCAGGAAACAATTCTCCCAACGTCCGTTGGGCATTAGTCATTCTGTTAACGGCGAGGGTCACGATCGGAATCGGCGGCGTTGTTCTCGCCGATTCGATCGTTCTCAACCCGGTGAAGGACACGACGCTGTACGATGACAACGAACTATACAGCAACGGCGCCGGCAGCTACATGTTCACGGGGCAGACGAACGGCACCGCCAATCGACGGGCGCTGATGAAGTTCGATGTCGCGGCGTCGATTCCCGCGGGATCGACGATCAACAGCGCATCGCTACAGCTTTATATGTCGCGCACGCAGGCGGGCGATGAGATCGTGCGCCTGCACGTGATCCTGGCCGATTGGGGGGAGGGCTTATCCAATCCGAGTGGGAACGAAGGCAGCGGCACATCGGCGGAGGACAACGACGCCACATGGAGGTATCGATTCTTCGATACGAACGACCTTATGTTTGCGCCGCAATGGACCACCCTGGGAGGCGACTACAACCCGACGCCCTCCGGATCGGCCACCGTCGGGATGTCCATCGGCAACTATACATGGCCCACCTCCTTTGCGATGGTTGTCGCGGTGCAGGGTTGGCTCGACAACCCGGCGACAAATTATGGATGGATCGCCATCGGCGATGAATCGACCGCCGGGACGTCCAAGCGCTACGATTCGCGTCAGTCCACAACATCGAGTCGTCGCCCGCGGCTGACGATCAATTTCACGCCGCCGGCGGCAAGCGGCGCGTGCTGCTTCGCCAACGGGTCCTGCCAGGTGCTGACCCTTCCCAACTGCGCGTCGATGAGCGGGACTTATCAAGGGAACGCCACGAGCTGTTCGCCGAATCCGTGTCCGCAGCCGATGGGCGCATGCTGCTATGCCGACGGCAGTTGTCAGGTACTCGGTCAGAACGACTGCATCACGACAAGCGGCGCCTATCAGGGCAACAGCACTGGCTGTTCACCGAATCCTTGTCCGCAGCCGACGGGGGCTTGTTGCTTTGATGACGGAACCTGCCAGGTTCTGACATCGGCCGATTGCACGACGCAGGACGGCACCTATCAGGGCGATTCGACGGCATGCACGTCAAATCTCTGCCCGATTGTGCTGACGCCGTTTGTTGACCCCCTGCCGATCCCCCCACTTGCCACTCCGACGACGGGCACGCAAGGCGGCGAGGCTAGCTATGACATTGAGATCGTGCAGGTGCAGCAGAAACTGCATTCGGAACTGCCGCCGACGACGCTGTGGACCTATGAGGGGATGTATCCGGGTCCGACGATTCTGGCGACGCGCGACGAGCCGGTGACGGTGCACTGGATCAACGATTTGCGCGACGAGCAGAACGTCCCGCGGACGGATCACTATCTGACGGTCGATCCGTGTGCGCACGGGGCGGCGAATGAGCCGAAGGTCGTCGTGCATCTGCACGGTGGGCACGTTCCGTCGGCGTATGACGGATACCCGGAGAATACGTTTCTGCCGGGCGACTCGGAGACGTATGTGTATCCGAACGATCAACTGCCGGGGCTTATCTGGTACCACGATCATGCGCTGGGGATCACGCGGCTGAACGTGTATATGGGGCTGGCGGGTGGTTATGTGATTACCGATGCGTTTGAGCAGTCACTGAATCTGCCGTCGGGCGAATACGACATTCCCCTGATCATTCAGGACCGCAAGTTCAATCCGGATGGTTCGCTGTATTACCCCGCCGCTTTGGACGATCACTTTTTCGGGGACAAGATGCTGGTCAACGGCATGGTGTGGCCGTACATGAATGTGAAGCAGGGCAAGTACCGCTTCCGGGCGCTGAACGGGTGCAACTCGCGGACGCTGACGCTGTCACTTTCCAACGCGCAAACGTTCCAGCAGATCGGCACCGACGGCGGCCTTCTACCTGCGCCGGTCACCGTAAGTGCGGTGACGCTGGGGCCGGCGGAGCGGGCGGACATCATCGTCGATTTCTCCGCGCTGGCGCCTGCGACGGAGATCGTTTTGACGAACAGCGCTGCATCGCCCTTCCCGAGCGGCGATCCGATGTTTGCGGTGCCGGATGTCATGAAGTTCGTCGTGCAGGCGGAGGCGGGACATACGGACGCCATCCCGGAGAGCCTGCGGCCGATGGAGACGCTTGACCCGATGGATGCGGTCACCACGAGGAACTTTGTGCTGAGGAAGCTGAGCAACCCGTGCAACGGGTCGATGTGGCTGATCAACGATCTGCAATGGGACGACATCACCGAGTATCCGGTGCTGGGGACGACGGAGATCTGGTCTTTCGTCAATCGCTCGGGTATTTCGCATCCGATGCACATGCACCTGGTGTTCTTCCAGATTCTTGATCGGCAGGATTTTCAGGTGATTGAGGGCGAGGTCGTGCCGATCGGGTCACCGGTGCCGCCGGCTGCGAACGAGGCGGGCTGGAAGGACACGGTGATGACACACCCCTACCAGATCACGCGGGTGATCGCGCGATTCGAGGACTATACGGGGCTTTATCCGTATCACTGCCACATCCTGGAACATGAGGACCACGAGATGATGCGGCAGTTCGAGGCGGTGTGCATCAAGGGCGACACGAATCAGGACACGCTGGTGGATGGCCGGGATATATCGCTGTTCGTGGAGGCGATCATCGGCACGGTGGAGGCAGGGACGGCGCAGTTCTGTGCGACCGATATGGACAGCAATCTGGCCCTGGAAACGGCGTACGACATCAATTTATTTGTCGATTGCCTTGTGGCGGGGAACTGCCCATAG
- a CDS encoding insulinase family protein: MKLEEKFVHRRLPGGVEFAALPLTARRIAAYEIRVFAGLAHEPESLGGLARTVEESISKGTRQRSAQELTDAFDAIGAQTGSGVGRESMVFRCTCLPEYLDHALGLHAEMLRTPTFPQEFVDVAIELAQQELTSLEDEPGELARKLIEPHAFGEVLGRHELGTMESLARITGQDVSNFWRDCFSAGRIQVTVGGGIDVEKVAARIDQLFGGFGDPNARNGGPLDSQFVPGRRHHAKELEQEHILICWPGAPVDHDDYPVQRVALGVLGEGMSSRLFVEVREKQGLVYWVGAWDEHPRNTGRMFMGASTTPARCDQTYNTLLREVDRLARDVTDEEIERVKVGVIAKTQTHGDITRARVSELSSDLFYFGRPVSVAEKNEKLAAVTIADVQAYLEKYPRDQLCVQTLGPRALEGVA, from the coding sequence ATGAAATTGGAAGAGAAATTCGTCCACCGGAGACTGCCCGGCGGCGTCGAGTTTGCGGCCCTACCCTTGACGGCCCGACGAATCGCCGCCTACGAAATCCGCGTCTTCGCCGGCCTGGCCCACGAGCCCGAGTCGCTCGGAGGTCTCGCCCGAACCGTCGAAGAGTCCATCTCCAAGGGCACGCGGCAGCGCTCCGCCCAGGAATTGACCGACGCCTTCGACGCCATCGGCGCCCAGACCGGCTCCGGCGTCGGTCGCGAGTCCATGGTCTTCCGCTGCACCTGCCTCCCGGAATATCTGGATCACGCCCTCGGCCTCCACGCCGAAATGCTTCGGACGCCCACCTTTCCACAGGAGTTCGTGGACGTCGCCATCGAGCTCGCCCAGCAGGAACTCACCAGCCTCGAAGACGAGCCCGGCGAACTCGCCCGCAAGCTCATCGAGCCGCACGCCTTCGGCGAAGTCCTCGGTCGCCACGAATTGGGCACGATGGAGTCCCTCGCCCGCATCACCGGACAGGACGTGTCAAACTTCTGGCGCGATTGTTTCTCCGCCGGGAGGATTCAGGTCACCGTCGGCGGCGGCATCGACGTCGAAAAAGTCGCCGCCCGGATCGACCAGCTCTTCGGCGGCTTCGGCGATCCCAACGCACGTAACGGCGGTCCGCTGGATTCGCAATTCGTTCCCGGTCGCCGCCATCATGCCAAGGAGCTCGAACAGGAGCACATCCTGATCTGCTGGCCCGGCGCCCCCGTGGACCACGACGACTACCCCGTCCAGCGCGTCGCCCTCGGCGTCCTCGGCGAAGGAATGAGCAGTCGCCTCTTCGTCGAAGTGCGCGAAAAGCAGGGACTCGTCTATTGGGTTGGCGCATGGGACGAGCATCCCCGCAACACCGGCCGGATGTTCATGGGCGCCTCAACCACCCCCGCGCGCTGCGATCAAACCTACAATACCCTGCTCCGCGAAGTCGATCGTCTCGCCAGAGATGTGACCGACGAAGAAATCGAACGGGTCAAGGTCGGCGTCATCGCCAAGACCCAGACCCACGGCGACATCACCAGGGCCCGCGTCAGCGAACTGAGCAGCGATCTCTTCTACTTCGGCAGGCCGGTCTCCGTCGCCGAGAAGAACGAGAAGCTCGCCGCCGTCACCATCGCCGATGTGCAGGCCTACCTCGAAAAGTACCCGCGCGATCAACTCTGCGTGCAGACCCTGGGCCCGAGAGCCCTGGAAGGAGTCGCCTGA
- a CDS encoding SDR family oxidoreductase has product MQFYGKVAVITGAASGIGRATSIAMTDLGIEAIAAVDRSAAVTDMCDTFNKEVGRQVLFPYSGDVTNEDFRKSVFADLRHRFGAVHICVPAAGITRDRLAVKFHKNNGSRADLYPVKEFEEVIRINLIAPIYWAMETIATVAEDRGRKNLGKWEPTEGTQGGVVFIGSVSSLGNKGQVSYATAKAGLVGAQATLAKEAIYYGVRCNIIHPGYTDTPMVRALGEDLIRQVILPQTQLRRLLRPEEVADAICFLLRNSAVSGSLWVDAGWHPVA; this is encoded by the coding sequence ATGCAATTCTACGGAAAAGTAGCAGTCATCACCGGCGCCGCCAGCGGTATCGGCCGCGCCACCAGCATCGCCATGACCGACCTCGGCATCGAGGCCATCGCCGCCGTCGATCGCAGCGCCGCCGTCACCGACATGTGCGACACCTTCAACAAGGAAGTCGGTCGCCAGGTACTCTTTCCCTACAGCGGCGATGTCACCAACGAAGATTTCCGCAAGAGCGTCTTTGCGGATTTGCGACACCGCTTCGGCGCCGTTCACATCTGCGTTCCCGCCGCCGGAATCACCCGCGATCGTCTCGCCGTCAAGTTCCACAAGAACAACGGCAGCCGCGCAGACCTCTACCCGGTCAAGGAGTTCGAGGAAGTCATCAGGATCAACCTCATCGCCCCCATCTACTGGGCCATGGAAACCATTGCCACCGTCGCCGAGGATCGCGGTCGCAAGAACCTCGGCAAGTGGGAGCCCACCGAAGGCACCCAGGGCGGCGTCGTTTTCATCGGTTCCGTCTCGTCGCTCGGCAACAAGGGACAGGTCTCCTACGCGACCGCCAAGGCCGGCCTCGTCGGTGCTCAGGCCACCCTCGCCAAGGAAGCCATCTACTACGGCGTCCGCTGCAACATCATCCACCCCGGTTACACCGATACGCCGATGGTCCGCGCCCTGGGTGAAGACCTCATTCGTCAGGTGATCCTGCCGCAGACCCAGTTGCGTCGCCTGCTGCGCCCCGAGGAAGTCGCCGACGCCATCTGCTTCCTCCTGCGAAACTCCGCCGTCAGCGGCTCGCTCTGGGTCGACGCCGGCTGGCACCCCGTCGCCTGA
- a CDS encoding DNRLRE domain-containing protein gives MAALILAVAAAGDVRADLVVLGAAADNTLIEDAEGDVSSGGSTGMFVGRNNQPSNSRRRGVIQFDIAGGIPAGSTINSVMLGLSLSASNAADATVSVHRLLADWGEGTATSSGGQGAAAGAGDATWLFAQYNTSPWTSAGGDYNGAISTQLVVGGSGDYFWPSTIAMVADVQGFLNDPAMNFGWIIIGNESAAQTSKRFSTREDADEALRPRLIVDYTPVPEPTSAALLITTALLSLGRRRRP, from the coding sequence ATGGCCGCACTGATTCTGGCTGTCGCGGCGGCCGGTGATGTGCGGGCCGATCTGGTCGTTCTGGGGGCGGCGGCGGACAACACGCTGATCGAAGACGCCGAGGGCGACGTCAGCAGCGGCGGTTCGACGGGGATGTTTGTCGGGCGCAATAATCAGCCTTCCAATTCGCGGCGTCGCGGCGTCATTCAATTTGACATTGCCGGGGGAATTCCGGCGGGATCGACGATCAACAGCGTCATGCTGGGGCTGAGCCTGTCGGCATCGAATGCGGCGGACGCCACGGTGTCAGTGCATCGGCTGCTGGCGGATTGGGGCGAAGGGACGGCGACGAGCAGCGGCGGACAGGGCGCGGCGGCCGGCGCCGGCGATGCGACGTGGCTCTTCGCGCAGTACAACACTTCGCCGTGGACATCGGCGGGCGGCGATTACAACGGCGCGATATCGACGCAGCTTGTTGTCGGAGGATCGGGCGACTATTTCTGGCCCTCGACGATCGCGATGGTCGCGGACGTGCAGGGATTCCTTAACGACCCCGCGATGAACTTCGGATGGATCATCATCGGCAACGAATCGGCGGCGCAGACTTCCAAGCGATTCTCGACACGCGAGGACGCGGACGAGGCACTGCGACCCCGGTTGATCGTGGATTACACGCCGGTGCCGGAGCCGACCAGCGCGGCGCTCTTGATAACCACCGCCCTGCTATCGCTTGGGCGGCGGCGACGACCGTGA
- a CDS encoding insulinase family protein, with protein MSAAQSSHFVDRTLSNGLRLVMEVMPHVQSAAAGFLVRTGARDEAPHLAGVSHFLEHMCFKGTAKRDWRQITIDFDNMGSTYNAYTSKERTVYFGWVRVEDLERQIELLADMMQSAIPPDEFETEKKVILEEIAMSADQIDRCVYDLIHSRTYEGHALAWPVLGTTESISRLTRDELHGYFVERYNPANITLLIAGNINPDDAMAMAARHCGDWPAGSPRPERKAPPPLKTGACCKVVDRFKQQAIALAVPAPSATHVDRENADVLASIIGGHNSRFFWNIIQEGIAPYVSAGRLDYCDAAMMIAFGFCETQRVDELLAAMRSELKKVAADGVTAEEVQRVKNRTRTGLTTEAEAPYYRLMQLIQDIDTVGKPRDVIERLSAIEAVTRDTIQDYMRKWPIDSEGWLTSLGPRHWPDNAALVS; from the coding sequence ATGAGCGCGGCCCAATCGAGCCACTTTGTCGATCGCACCCTCTCCAACGGCCTGCGCCTGGTGATGGAGGTCATGCCCCACGTCCAAAGCGCCGCCGCCGGCTTCCTCGTTCGCACCGGCGCCCGCGATGAGGCGCCGCATCTCGCCGGCGTCTCCCATTTCCTCGAACACATGTGCTTCAAGGGCACCGCCAAGCGCGACTGGCGACAGATCACCATCGACTTCGACAACATGGGCAGCACCTACAACGCCTACACCTCCAAGGAGCGCACCGTCTACTTCGGCTGGGTCCGCGTCGAAGACCTCGAGCGCCAGATCGAGCTCCTCGCCGACATGATGCAAAGCGCCATCCCGCCCGACGAATTCGAAACCGAAAAAAAGGTGATCCTCGAAGAGATCGCCATGTCCGCCGATCAGATCGACCGCTGCGTCTACGACCTCATTCACAGCCGAACCTACGAAGGCCACGCCCTCGCCTGGCCGGTCCTCGGCACCACCGAGTCGATTTCCCGCCTCACCCGCGACGAGCTGCACGGCTACTTCGTCGAGCGCTACAACCCGGCGAATATCACCCTCCTCATCGCCGGAAACATCAATCCCGACGATGCCATGGCCATGGCAGCCAGGCATTGCGGCGACTGGCCCGCCGGCAGTCCGCGTCCCGAGCGCAAGGCCCCGCCTCCGCTCAAGACCGGCGCATGCTGCAAGGTCGTCGACCGCTTCAAGCAGCAGGCCATTGCCCTCGCCGTCCCCGCGCCCTCCGCCACCCACGTCGACCGCGAAAACGCCGACGTCCTCGCCTCCATCATCGGCGGCCACAACTCCCGTTTCTTCTGGAACATCATCCAGGAGGGCATCGCCCCCTACGTCTCCGCCGGCCGGCTCGACTATTGCGACGCGGCCATGATGATCGCCTTCGGCTTCTGCGAGACCCAGCGCGTCGACGAATTGCTGGCCGCCATGCGCTCCGAGTTGAAAAAGGTCGCCGCCGACGGCGTCACCGCCGAAGAGGTCCAGCGCGTCAAGAATCGCACCCGCACCGGCCTCACCACCGAGGCCGAAGCCCCGTACTACCGCCTCATGCAGCTCATCCAGGATATTGACACCGTCGGAAAACCGCGCGACGTCATCGAGCGTTTGAGTGCGATCGAGGCCGTCACCCGCGACACCATTCAGGACTACATGCGAAAATGGCCGATCGACTCCGAGGGCTGGCTCACCAGCCTCGGCCCGCGTCATTGGCCTGATAACGCCGCTCTCGTCAGCTAA
- a CDS encoding redoxin family protein, which yields MSLGRGMLLVGAVAAVLAFHPRALAQEDVALRRQSAVEDAASLGIGRVVPDLRIEPLKGDATTLSKLLSGRNGLVVCMTSTDCPLAVRYSSRLAGIEDEYAKRGIAFVYVNCVDAESAKGMVDAIREQGFDGPYVADRRHDIQHALFARTTTEVFVLDAARVLVYRGAIDDQFGVGRALDRVRHAYLRDALDAVLKKQRPRVSASWPPGCVLDPAPTTTRPASDLTYYGDIAHILVKNCVGCHRRGGVAPFSLETLASVKGRFSMIEAVVRDRLMPPGHVLSTDEKHESPWVDDPMLADSDRDALLAWLGSDRPAGNRSESPKVPALSQTWAIGEPDVLLTTPPLELPEYGPLQGTRFLIPTNIEKDEWISAVEFRPIERDSVHHALVWIMSPGDRLPGKSELPVHLELLGSFSPADGMIRYPSDVGRRLPGGSLLVVDMYASPMGRTKGSRLRVAMRFSAAPPRREVRSLIVSDATPRIEPGASVDHRVEHLLSSAASIRAVMPYMRARGRSMEIEAASPEGDVSRILGIERYDFRWPIRYERASLLTLAKGTRIAVSGHFDNSHSHLSNPDPSGAVQIGPGAGDEALIVAFEIETDTTGRK from the coding sequence GTGAGCCTGGGCCGCGGCATGTTGCTCGTGGGCGCGGTTGCGGCCGTTCTCGCATTTCATCCACGGGCACTCGCCCAAGAAGATGTCGCCCTTCGCCGTCAGTCGGCGGTTGAGGATGCGGCATCGCTGGGCATTGGCCGGGTCGTGCCGGACCTTCGGATCGAGCCGCTCAAGGGCGACGCGACCACACTTTCCAAGCTGCTATCAGGCCGCAATGGACTCGTCGTCTGCATGACGAGCACGGACTGCCCATTGGCGGTGCGATACTCATCTCGTCTGGCGGGAATCGAGGATGAATACGCGAAGCGCGGGATTGCGTTTGTCTATGTCAACTGCGTGGACGCCGAGAGCGCCAAGGGTATGGTTGACGCGATCCGGGAGCAGGGATTCGACGGGCCGTATGTCGCCGACCGGCGCCACGACATTCAACATGCCCTTTTCGCGCGGACGACGACGGAGGTTTTTGTTCTCGATGCGGCGCGAGTGCTTGTTTATCGCGGGGCGATTGATGATCAATTCGGCGTGGGGCGGGCGCTGGATCGCGTTCGTCATGCCTATCTTCGCGACGCGCTGGACGCCGTGCTCAAGAAGCAGCGGCCCCGCGTGAGTGCGTCGTGGCCGCCGGGGTGTGTTCTCGATCCGGCGCCGACGACGACGAGGCCGGCGAGTGATCTCACCTATTACGGGGACATCGCCCACATACTTGTGAAGAACTGCGTCGGGTGTCATCGGAGAGGCGGAGTCGCGCCTTTTTCGCTGGAGACGCTGGCCTCGGTGAAGGGCCGGTTCTCGATGATTGAGGCGGTGGTTCGCGATCGGCTGATGCCGCCGGGGCACGTCCTTTCGACGGATGAGAAGCACGAGAGTCCGTGGGTGGACGACCCGATGCTCGCTGATTCGGATCGGGACGCGCTGCTTGCGTGGCTAGGGTCGGACCGGCCGGCGGGGAATCGGTCTGAGTCGCCGAAAGTTCCGGCGCTGTCTCAGACGTGGGCCATCGGGGAGCCGGACGTCCTGCTGACGACGCCACCGCTGGAGCTTCCGGAGTATGGGCCGTTGCAGGGCACGAGATTTTTGATTCCCACGAACATTGAAAAGGATGAGTGGATCAGCGCGGTTGAGTTTCGACCGATCGAGCGGGACAGCGTGCATCATGCGCTGGTGTGGATCATGTCGCCGGGCGACAGATTGCCGGGCAAGTCGGAGCTGCCGGTGCATCTTGAGTTGCTCGGCTCGTTCAGCCCGGCGGACGGGATGATTCGGTACCCCAGCGACGTTGGTCGGCGACTGCCGGGCGGATCGCTGCTGGTTGTTGATATGTATGCGAGCCCAATGGGACGAACGAAGGGATCTCGGCTTCGGGTGGCGATGCGATTTTCGGCTGCGCCGCCGCGGCGCGAGGTGCGGTCTTTGATTGTTTCGGACGCGACTCCGCGGATCGAGCCGGGTGCGTCGGTCGATCATCGCGTGGAGCATTTACTCTCTTCGGCGGCGAGCATTCGGGCGGTGATGCCGTACATGCGGGCTCGCGGGCGGTCGATGGAGATCGAGGCGGCGTCGCCGGAGGGCGATGTGTCACGAATACTCGGCATCGAGCGGTACGATTTTCGCTGGCCGATTCGCTATGAGCGGGCGTCACTGTTGACGCTTGCCAAGGGGACTCGCATCGCCGTCAGCGGCCACTTCGACAACTCTCATTCGCATTTGTCTAACCCGGATCCGTCGGGCGCGGTACAGATCGGGCCTGGCGCGGGAGACGAGGCGCTGATTGTCGCGTTTGAAATCGAGACGGATACCACGGGGCGCAAGTGA
- a CDS encoding phospholipase D family protein → MALDHLTSSVSALRRPAPLIAAVGVIVTALLATAMGPGAMTKSRKGGAIRAEAVFSPGGGCESRIVEELSSAKKNIRIQMYIFTSKRIAEVLGKAAKRGVKVDVILDKSQEKATYGPWRVLRRDGVRVYFDREHNTANNKIAIVDGRALITGSYNFTKAAEDKNAENILILKNAADVIDAYIENFDRHLEHAKKAS, encoded by the coding sequence ATGGCACTTGATCATCTCACCTCGTCCGTCTCCGCCCTTCGCAGGCCCGCCCCCCTCATCGCCGCCGTCGGTGTCATCGTCACGGCCCTCCTGGCCACGGCGATGGGGCCCGGCGCCATGACCAAGTCACGAAAGGGCGGCGCCATCCGCGCCGAGGCCGTCTTCTCGCCCGGCGGCGGCTGCGAGAGTCGCATCGTCGAAGAGCTGAGTTCCGCCAAAAAGAACATCCGCATTCAGATGTACATCTTCACCTCGAAGCGAATCGCCGAAGTCCTGGGCAAGGCCGCCAAACGCGGCGTCAAAGTCGACGTCATCCTCGACAAGTCTCAGGAGAAGGCGACCTACGGCCCTTGGCGCGTCCTGCGCCGTGACGGCGTCCGCGTCTATTTCGATCGCGAACACAACACCGCCAACAACAAGATCGCCATCGTCGATGGCAGGGCGCTCATCACCGGCTCGTACAACTTCACCAAGGCCGCCGAAGACAAGAACGCGGAGAATATCTTGATTCTCAAAAACGCCGCCGACGTGATCGATGCCTACATCGAAAACTTTGACCGCCACCTGGAGCACGCCAAAAAGGCGTCGTAG